A single window of Verrucomicrobiota bacterium DNA harbors:
- a CDS encoding O-antigen ligase family protein, with the protein MRRVADIAGKAIWVAVGLYAFFLPWGVTGAHVALGIGVLAWLGRTIAERRGRWVGWPVGSPLLLFLTLFGVACIVGWVPKESLRELVALRTLLVIFLVAANLRDVEGLRRLALVLVATLALFSLYAVAARFAMVAGQRAIHVPLVVSPQTIERLEREGRREGENFWLPDLGSMSEAGQLAMGLPIALALLLACRDKRLRTGLLIALVLIGANLIMNMKRGAWAGCFGALIVLAAVERRRRVLAVLIALVVLMLAVPASRARLVAAMTGEDGERLQLWASVPKAVARWPLGVGPGCSYHVIRTKQIVPRDVYLAMPDKVHFHNTIAELAVTAGPMTVAAFLWWFGAFGVWAVRRLRRMERDAPARPIVLAGLVAATAFFVNGLFEFNLGDSDVTMMVYLGMGLVMAAVRTRSSSGAVGGGLDSEPMDAREGEAPEPAQRAASCSHGR; encoded by the coding sequence GTGCGAAGGGTCGCCGACATCGCGGGCAAAGCGATCTGGGTCGCCGTCGGCCTCTACGCCTTCTTCCTGCCTTGGGGTGTTACCGGCGCCCATGTCGCGCTCGGCATCGGTGTGCTGGCCTGGCTGGGGCGGACGATTGCCGAGCGCCGGGGTAGGTGGGTCGGCTGGCCGGTCGGCAGCCCGCTGCTGCTGTTTCTGACGCTGTTTGGCGTCGCGTGCATCGTCGGCTGGGTCCCCAAGGAGTCGCTGCGCGAGCTCGTGGCGCTGCGCACGCTGCTCGTGATCTTTCTTGTTGCCGCCAACCTTCGCGATGTCGAAGGCCTCAGGCGGCTCGCGCTCGTTCTGGTGGCCACGCTCGCGCTGTTCTCGCTCTACGCCGTGGCCGCGCGCTTTGCCATGGTTGCCGGGCAGCGCGCCATCCACGTGCCGCTCGTCGTGTCGCCGCAGACGATAGAGCGGCTCGAACGCGAGGGCCGGCGCGAGGGCGAGAACTTCTGGCTGCCCGATCTTGGCTCGATGAGCGAAGCCGGGCAGCTCGCCATGGGCCTGCCGATCGCGCTGGCGCTGCTGCTCGCGTGCCGCGACAAGAGGCTGCGCACCGGCCTGCTCATAGCGCTCGTGCTCATTGGCGCCAACCTCATCATGAACATGAAGCGCGGCGCGTGGGCGGGGTGCTTCGGCGCGCTCATCGTGCTTGCCGCCGTCGAGCGGCGGCGGCGCGTGCTCGCCGTCCTTATCGCACTCGTGGTGCTGATGCTGGCGGTGCCGGCATCGCGCGCGCGCCTTGTCGCGGCCATGACCGGCGAGGACGGCGAGCGCTTGCAGCTCTGGGCTTCCGTACCCAAGGCCGTCGCACGGTGGCCGCTCGGTGTCGGGCCGGGCTGTTCGTATCACGTGATTCGGACCAAGCAGATCGTCCCGCGCGACGTCTACCTCGCCATGCCTGACAAAGTGCACTTCCACAACACGATCGCCGAGCTCGCCGTCACCGCGGGGCCAATGACGGTCGCCGCATTCCTCTGGTGGTTCGGCGCGTTCGGCGTCTGGGCCGTGCGGCGACTGCGCCGCATGGAACGCGACGCGCCGGCGCGCCCCATCGTGCTCGCCGGGCTCGTTGCGGCTACGGCGTTCTTCGTCAACGGCCTCTTCGAGTTCAACCTCGGCGATTCCGACGTGACGATGATGGTATACTTGGGCATGGGCCTGGTTATGGCCGCCGTCCGAACGAGAAGCTCATCAGGAGCGGTCGGAGGCGGCCTGGACAGTGAGCCCATGGACGCCAGGGAGGGAGAAGCGCCCGAGCCCGCGCAGCGGGCGGCATCGTGTAGCC